One Deltaproteobacteria bacterium DNA segment encodes these proteins:
- a CDS encoding ABC transporter substrate-binding protein, with the protein MEYWSDGVMGRIRKNVIRVMFFGVGLMPVLVHAQVKSIIIGEGGRGAMYLPAYIAEEKGFFKRRELDTRMVTFSRSNDINALVSGDIQFDLTAPDKVVHSALGGFPVKMVMGTARGLNLALTVHPSIRSAADLKGKSVAITGFSGLPYTGLLLCLRELGLTKEQVVPLNIGGKSARFEALLGNRVPAAILDPPYTTLAAKEGYRLLVDLAPLDVPYLRNIVAVSEKTLRDESRTVARFVAGLAEGMQYYRNKANKDDSMKILAKYLRLPLDKNRIMIEEGYETYRDMMLKKPYADPHAMKLLMDIIAESNPKARSVNVAALIDSSFVERLDREGMFDR; encoded by the coding sequence ATGGAGTACTGGAGTGATGGAGTAATGGGTCGGATTCGGAAGAACGTAATACGGGTGATGTTTTTCGGCGTAGGGTTAATGCCGGTGCTTGTCCATGCGCAAGTAAAATCGATCATCATCGGCGAAGGCGGGCGCGGGGCGATGTATTTGCCGGCGTATATCGCTGAGGAAAAAGGTTTCTTCAAACGGCGCGAGCTGGACACGCGCATGGTGACGTTTAGCCGCAGCAACGACATCAATGCTCTGGTTTCAGGCGATATTCAGTTCGATTTGACCGCGCCGGATAAAGTCGTCCATAGTGCTCTGGGCGGCTTTCCGGTGAAAATGGTGATGGGCACGGCGCGCGGTTTGAACCTCGCCTTGACGGTGCATCCGTCGATCCGCTCGGCGGCCGATCTCAAGGGCAAGTCGGTGGCGATCACCGGCTTTTCCGGATTGCCGTATACCGGGCTGCTGCTCTGTTTACGGGAGCTGGGCTTGACCAAGGAGCAGGTGGTGCCGCTCAATATCGGTGGTAAATCGGCGCGCTTCGAAGCCTTGCTCGGCAATCGCGTGCCGGCAGCGATTCTCGACCCGCCATACACGACGTTGGCGGCGAAGGAGGGTTACCGCTTGCTGGTCGATCTCGCGCCATTGGATGTGCCCTATTTACGAAACATCGTCGCGGTGTCGGAGAAAACTTTGCGTGACGAATCCCGCACCGTGGCGCGCTTCGTCGCCGGCCTGGCTGAGGGAATGCAGTATTATCGCAACAAAGCTAACAAAGACGACAGCATGAAAATCTTGGCCAAGTATCTGCGCCTGCCGCTGGATAAAAACCGCATCATGATCGAGGAGGGCTACGAAACCTATCGCGACATGATGTTGAAAAAGCCTTACGCCGATCCCCATGCGATGAAACTTCTGATGGATATCATCGCCGAGTCCAATCCTAAGGCGAGGAGCGTTAACGTCGCGGCGCTGATCGACTCGTCCTTCGTCGAGCGCTTGGACCGCGAAGGGATGTTCGATCGGTAG